The nucleotide sequence ttccttttcattttattgcaCATCGAACGAGAAAAAACTTAAGATACCTActaattgatttttataatttacctaGATacgaaaaactaaaatattagaaaaatatattttgttaaacggCATAAAAAAGATACCTCAAATGTTTGGAGTTGTGTAAGCGGTAAAATAAAACGGTGCAAAGAAACGTCAAGTTTGTGTGTATATTTTGAGGATCGTGGGTGAttcgaaattaattaaactgtcaAACGGTTTTAGTATAGTGCTTTTTTCTGATTCTGCACGTGTTTTGTCTAAAATCgaatataaaacatttgttCACTTTGAAGTGAATTCTACGTACCTAATTGAGTTAGTAGGTAGTGTGATTAAAGTTTACTTATCACAGTTTAGTAAAAACACAATGTCTCAACAGCAAACCAAAACTCGTATCACACTCCGGGTCTGCACAAATAATTTGCGAATATCTGAGTAGGTAAGTTCGAAAACAAATGCAGTTTTCATTTTAACTTCTTCATTTTTGTTGAACTATTTACAGCCTGCTCGTCACATTAACAGTTTGTGTTCAACCTTTTTACAGAATTCGCCATAAATTCAGTTTTATTCCAAAGAAGTTTATGTCCTCCAGAGACGTACAAAACCGAACAACAATATGGAATTACACTTTTACTATCGGAAGACGCTGAAATTAAGAGCTTTTTAACCAAAGTCTTGACTCAAACTGAAGGTAAGCATTCTTACTTTTCCAAacattaagtacctacgtactcTGCATCATACTATGAAGCAAGTCTGAACTTGTTTGCTAAGTTTAATAAAGGCATAACTTAAAACTCGTTTACACAGTGCGAGCTGCTGCCTTTCCAGTAGACAGCTACTCGGTTTGTCTACTCGTACGCCAGTTGTTCGGCTTGCCTTTGCTGTCTACACTACACGACACCTAGCTACAGCCCAGTACGAGTCGTGTCGCGATGTCGAGTGAACATGTttcataaatgaaatattattgtcaGAAGACCATCTATCCGCAGCCATTTCGAACTCGATTTAGTACACAGGCGTAGCTCACAAAAAAACACGGGTTTCACTCACAACTGCCCTGCTGGCACTGGCGAGCTACTACTGAACGCGTCCAAACGATGCGAACAACGCACGAGTCGCTGTCGTGTGCGAGTTGCTGCCGGGCGAGCAGGCGAGTGAAAACAACAAATGTTGAAGTAACTCGGATGCGAGCTACTGTCCAACTCGCACTTGCGAGTTACTCTTAAGTGACGTCCAAACAGTGCGAGTTATTGCTGTGCAGCTACTCGGCAGGCTGACTTGCACGCTAACTCGTACTGTGTAGGTAAACCAGCCATTAGTTACCTACTTGCAAAATAAGTGCTAAAGTTTTTATTGTGAGcaaattgtttattataagTCGTGTTTGTGAACATTCTGTAGGACTTTGTGAAccctaagtttttttttttttatttgtctttttacAAACATAGAAAACTGAAGTTTGGTACATAGCAATTACTAATgaggttttctaaaatggcgtccacgaggtggcagcaccgagtcgttaggtccaggggcccgattctcctaattttacttaagcgacatacgattcacgttcgactcggttcgactgagatccaattcCGACTCGATTaagattgaagcgtatgtggtattccgctattttttctttgaaataaacgtttttatccttttctttcattcaataatgaatcattttgtctgccaatgatttacgattgcaatatgattgcagagaaaactaccgtatagaccaaaatcacagaccaatcgaatgtcgttggaatacgattggtcttatattagtagcagaatgcccgatatggttaaaactgctattgcgatcatattgcgattcgatttctattcgattttgacattattaacttaggagaaacGGGCCCCACCTGTCAAAGCTACGTCGTGTCTTTACTACGAACCGTGAACGATTTTATagtgattttttattgtataattaaaacaGTCCAATATTGTTTCACAATTAGAATGCCgaagataaaaaaactaaatcatattctgtaaacaaattctagtaGGTACATTACGTTATCTACCTTTCAATGAACTTTTCCTTAgcaccagtgacttttgcacccctctttctttgcttaatttttagttcggaaaccttttTCTAAACGTACCTAGTCCATAATAagatcaataacacttccaatataacacaatttcaaataaacaataagttcggcacctacaaatCCTACAATTCCATagtatttgacagctgtttggaccagacccAGACGCAAActtggcgccacccggtggcagaaaaaggagagaaaaccctcatttaGAGTGTTACTTACGTCCTATGGCAGGTCTATTAATTTTTACTTCTTGTCTATACCTAatctaaaatttatttattttcagaatggATACTCAACAAGAAAATAAGCAAGCTCTCCCTCGTAATTTTCAATGTAGCAAACAAGGAAATCTAAGAATGCTGGGAATTCAACGTGCAGTATGAAGATGGTGACGCAGCattatcaaaagaaaataatgaaaccgTAGGTAGTATAGACTTGAAACAAATTCAACGGAAAATTAGACAGGTCATGTTGCAAGTAGCTGCAACAATATCATACTTACCGCCCCTTGATTGTCAGTGTTCATTTGAGTTTTTAGCAAATATTAAAGATGATTGTGACGTGCCTGAAAACTGGACTGTATCAGAGCCCGTATTTATAGCCAACTCACAAAACTTTCCATTCAAAATATTCTCCACTAGCCTTCACAAAATGGCAACTGTAGTTAGTTATAAGTTTGTAGATTAGTGTAATGTAGGTAAGTTTACTTTCAGCATTTTGTGtataagggtgcttacataaagaaacaggttgccggtacagacaaacctgtacgggtaggtaccgatcagtgcaggtataatattctattgactcacttataaagaaacaggtaagttacaacctgtttctttataagttgTCTGTTGTTGTAAGTCAAAGAAAGAGGTTGTAacttacctgtttctttataagtgagtcaatagaatattatacctgcactgattggtacctacccgtacaggtttgtctgtaccggcaacctgtttctttatgtaagcaccctgactttttatagcattttttgCTTGAATAAAATTGTCCACAGTACTTGcagtattcaatttaatttttggaattaatttaCCAAAGTTTTTGATTAATACTTTGTTTTCTAGTTTGTATGATTTTTCCACCTGCAGAACACAACATTACAGCATATTAATATAAAGAGTTACTTTTGTTGTCTTTTAGCAATAAAAAGGTTGTAAATATAATTGTGATGTTGTGTATTCAGGCTCAAGAGCAACTCACTCATATTGTTTGTGtagtaaaaacaaacacaaaatagtcttctacttatgtatatgttacagccaaagtgattaaatatatattatacataatgactggtcattgtatatcgggtgtgtcgttcacaatcacattaaatgaaatgcgttaatatactggttaatatatgtcgattaacacaaagaaaaaataaaaatacgtaaaaataaaaaaatgcatttttcaaacaaagtaaatagaataaacatgtgcgaaaattagaacaccatataaaagtcagtcattacaaacaactgaaattctcccttgaaaactgacagctgtcaacctatcaaaacattcgatattcctaactttatctctgctttacacatgatgttgtaaattataaaaacgaaaaatgactcctatggttaaaccactgaatggattaggttattttttttacaattcgccatagaatattataaagtatatgccataggatttaatgtgattatgaacgacacacccgatataatacccaaattgactagacagtgtgatagattaatcactttatctggatctaattcataatagctgatcaaagttagccaaagtaataaatatggtataatcgtctgactacttactaattcttagaaacggctcaagttattatcgactctttttatgataaatcatcaaatgattcctcccactgtgggagagcagcgtgagggactcaGAGAGCGTGAGCGTGCAGCGTGAGGTCAGACGGGTCCGTGTCTCCCAGGAGACGGAAGGCCGATAAGGCACCCGAACTCATCACACATTCTCACGTCTACGGTGgctgggagtcgtctctcgaccacacagaaggagacgatggcatcccagtacctctcgccccggaccttggcttgaaccagggccgggtgcgagaggtcgccgctgccgactgcctcgacgaggacacggcggtgcccttcccgggCAGGGCACACTCCGGGCCGTCGGTACAGTGGCCCGAGCCACacttcaaagaggggacttttcGCTACTATTATGGGGTGCACTGtgctaactagcctttttcgaattatattaaggtcagctaCCAGGCACTTTAGTTAGtcaacatgaaataataatctttacctacttgttttattacattatctaagtctatggagatattatataaaattgctagttaatgtgattaattctgtgtcaattatcact is from Helicoverpa armigera isolate CAAS_96S chromosome 1, ASM3070526v1, whole genome shotgun sequence and encodes:
- the LOC126054535 gene encoding LOW QUALITY PROTEIN: mitotic spindle assembly checkpoint protein MAD2A (The sequence of the model RefSeq protein was modified relative to this genomic sequence to represent the inferred CDS: inserted 2 bases in 1 codon; substituted 1 base at 1 genomic stop codon), whose protein sequence is MSQQQTKTRITLXGSAQIICEYLKFAINSVLFQRSLCPPETYKTEQQYGITLLLSEDAEIKSFLTKVLTQTEEWILNKKISKLSLVIFNVANKEIXECWEFNVQYEDGDAALSKENNETVGSIDLKQIQRKIRQVMLQVAATISYLPPLDCQCSFEFLANIKDDCDVPENWTVSEPVFIANSQNFPFKIFSTSLHKMATVVSYKFVD